The nucleotide sequence GCGAACCCGTGGGGGGTGAGGAAGGAAGCGAGTTCGCTGGTATAGGTGATGATGAGGGGAATGTGCTTGATCGCCGGGTGGCCGAGGGCGTAATCCAGCAGCGAGGTGCCCACCTTCTTTCCCTGGTGGTCCGGGTGGACCATGATGTCCCAGAGGGAAGCACGGTAGACGAAGTCGGTGAGGACACGGCAAAAGGCCACAAGGTGGTCGTCGTGCCGGACGCTGAAGCACATGGAGGTGCCTTCCAGCATCCGGGCGATGTCGTCCTGGGAACGGCTCTTTCCCCACCGGGTGAACCGGTAGAGGTTCGCCAGCTCCTCC is from Aminivibrio pyruvatiphilus and encodes:
- a CDS encoding GNAT family N-acetyltransferase, which produces MNGGYFFYDSKHAVSPEELANLYRFTRWGKSRSQDDIARMLEGTSMCFSVRHDDHLVAFCRVLTDFVYRASLWDIMVHPDHQGKKVGTSLLDYALGHPAIKHIPLIITYTSELASFLTPHGFAPKEGALMLLRRPIEYS